The window TTATTAGTTTATTACAGTCGTATCATTACAAATCTGTAATTTGCACCGGTACTTTCTATGTATCTTATTACTTATCTCAATAAAATCAGCTTTCTTGTTTCGTATATCTTACCATTAATCGATAATCGATAAAAATACACCCCATTCTCTAATTCATTACCACTCTCATCCTTACCATACCACATGACTGTATGCTTGGATGTTACTCTGGAATAGAGTTTTTTCACGAGCTGTCCTTTGAGGTTGTAGACCGAAAGATCTACCTGTGCAGTTTCTGTAAGATTAAATGCAATTCGGGTTGAACTTACTACAGGATTGGGTTCATTTTGCAGAAGACCAAATCGCTCTGGAATAACAATACCGCTACCACCAGAATTGTGATGATCTGGAATACTGAGAATTGCTACATTATCGTAGTGATTGATGATTCCACCATAATCAACTGATTCAAGCCAGTAATAATAACAATCCCCCACTTCAGGATTCTCAAGATCATCTTCATAGGTATAAAATTGCTGTTGGGTCGTGGTACCGTGTCCTTCTATCATATCTGAAATTATTTCTGATGATGAAAAATCATTCTCATCATACCGGCAGATGAACCAACCCATATTATCTGTCTCAGACTGAGTCGACCAGTGAATGGTTGGTGTGTTCTCAATGAATTGTGCAGTGAAAGTACAAAGTTCCACCGGAAGTGTGGGATCTGTACAAACCAAATTGTATTCAGGAGAGGTATTTTTAAAATGAATCCAACCAATATTTTCTGCCCAGGCATAGCCATCAAAACTGCCCGTAGTCATATTAATAGTAACCTGGCTATGTGTCGGATTAAAATTTATCCAACCAGCATTGGTACTCCAAGCATAACCGGAAAGATTACCCGCGCCATCGTGGTTTACACCATAATCAATATTGCTGTCATTCTGATATGTGTGTGGTGATCCTCCTGTGTATGTTCCCATTCTTATCCACCCAATATTTTCTGCCCAGGTATACCCTTCCAGATGATCAGCATAAACAGTAACGCCGCCATTTGAGGAACGAAAATTAACCCAGCCGATGTTGGTTCCCCATGCCCACTTGTCTGTTGCGTCGATATTACTGGTTTGAGCAAAAAGTGGAAAAACAAAGAGTAGCATTAATAATATTGTAAGAGTAAAAATTAATAACTCTTTATTCAGTTTTTGTAAATGCATAGTTATTCCAGTATTTTTATAGTTTTTCATAATTAATTCCTATCACGAACTGCCCAGACAACAAAAGAATGAGTTTTATCTCCTAATGTAGCTGATCCTCCAACATTCATTGCAACTATCCATGCATTATCTGAATTAAATGCTAATGAAGTGCTTGACCAGTAGCCCTCAGATTGCACATTTGAAAAAGGGTGCCCACTCGGTAATGGTGGATATGGATCGTGACTTGCTCCAAAATCAATGAGCGAAAATAATTCTCTAATATTAGGCAGACGCCAATCTCCAGCTGATGAATCATCACTCAAGCCATATAACCCGCTTTCAAGATTCGAGCAATCAGTTAATGCATCGGTCCAAGATCTTAGTCCAAAAGTTTCTGCATTTTTGAGCCATACAAGTCCTGTTAAATTATCAGTTATAGTTCCATCCTCACTATCGGTGAAGCGTGGTGAAGGCCATGCTATTCCTTTTTCTAAATCACCGTCATCACCTGTAGCATATGAAGTTGTTTGTCCTGTTTTCGGAATTATCTTGCTGAGAGCTTCATCAGCTGCTTCATATACTTCGGTGAGTGTATGCCCGGTTGATCCAGGACCCGAACTTGGTTCGGTGAAAGTACTCATGGAACCCGTTGTGC is drawn from Candidatus Cloacimonadota bacterium and contains these coding sequences:
- a CDS encoding T9SS type A sorting domain-containing protein; amino-acid sequence: MKNYKNTGITMHLQKLNKELLIFTLTILLMLLFVFPLFAQTSNIDATDKWAWGTNIGWVNFRSSNGGVTVYADHLEGYTWAENIGWIRMGTYTGGSPHTYQNDSNIDYGVNHDGAGNLSGYAWSTNAGWINFNPTHSQVTINMTTGSFDGYAWAENIGWIHFKNTSPEYNLVCTDPTLPVELCTFTAQFIENTPTIHWSTQSETDNMGWFICRYDENDFSSSEIISDMIEGHGTTTQQQFYTYEDDLENPEVGDCYYYWLESVDYGGIINHYDNVAILSIPDHHNSGGSGIVIPERFGLLQNEPNPVVSSTRIAFNLTETAQVDLSVYNLKGQLVKKLYSRVTSKHTVMWYGKDESGNELENGVYFYRLSINGKIYETRKLILLR
- a CDS encoding DUF1566 domain-containing protein codes for the protein MKINTIIIILFSILFLSEMYAGELDSPGNPSQTESYTLEDIYNLLKDGTTGSMSTFTEPSSGPGSTGHTLTEVYEAADEALSKIIPKTGQTTSYATGDDGDLEKGIAWPSPRFTDSEDGTITDNLTGLVWLKNAETFGLRSWTDALTDCSNLESGLYGLSDDSSAGDWRLPNIRELFSLIDFGASHDPYPPLPSGHPFSNVQSEGYWSSTSLAFNSDNAWIVAMNVGGSATLGDKTHSFVVWAVRDRN